The following proteins are encoded in a genomic region of Streptomyces sp. SLBN-31:
- a CDS encoding thioesterase II family protein has protein sequence MRDGPPVTLYCFAHAGAGASGFAHWRTTTGPGVNTVPLPLPGRGTRRREPRPTSRQALLDALLEPLADQVADGRPYVLYGHSLGGIVAHTLTRALIHRGLPAPACLAVGASPPPQTAPTGHNDDLSDERLLRFAAGLGSAPDGALAAPGSLWYRRVLPLLRDDLTLADALRADALADPSGPLPVPVLAVGGQDDPVVGAAVLDGWARWTTGRFIRRTVPGDHFFVRGPHAPQLIGRACRVVRRTRLVPGPLSGGQL, from the coding sequence ATGCGGGATGGCCCGCCGGTCACGCTCTACTGCTTCGCGCACGCCGGCGCGGGCGCGTCCGGGTTCGCGCACTGGCGCACCACCACCGGCCCCGGAGTCAACACCGTGCCCCTACCGCTGCCCGGCCGCGGCACCCGGCGCCGCGAACCCCGCCCGACCTCGCGCCAGGCACTGCTGGACGCGCTCCTTGAGCCGCTGGCCGACCAGGTCGCCGACGGCCGCCCCTACGTGCTGTACGGGCACAGCCTGGGCGGCATCGTCGCCCACACCCTCACCCGCGCCCTGATCCACCGCGGCCTGCCCGCCCCCGCCTGCCTGGCCGTCGGCGCCAGCCCCCCACCGCAGACCGCACCGACCGGCCACAACGACGACCTGAGCGACGAACGGCTGCTGCGCTTCGCCGCCGGCCTGGGCTCGGCCCCCGACGGCGCACTCGCCGCCCCCGGCAGCCTCTGGTACCGCCGCGTGCTGCCCCTGCTGCGCGACGACCTCACCCTCGCCGACGCGCTGCGCGCCGACGCGCTCGCCGACCCCTCCGGCCCGCTGCCGGTTCCGGTCCTGGCCGTCGGCGGCCAGGACGACCCTGTCGTCGGCGCGGCGGTCCTGGACGGCTGGGCCCGCTGGACCACGGGCCGGTTCATCCGGCGCACCGTCCCCGGCGACCACTTCTTCGTCCGCGGCCCGCACGCACCCCAACTGATCGGGCGCGCCTGCCGCGTGGTGCGACGCACCCGGCTCGTACCTGGGCCCCTATCTGGAGGACAACTGTGA